In Xiphophorus maculatus strain JP 163 A chromosome 2, X_maculatus-5.0-male, whole genome shotgun sequence, one genomic interval encodes:
- the st3gal2 gene encoding CMP-N-acetylneuraminate-beta-galactosamide-alpha-2,3-sialyltransferase 2: MSGGAAAAAAGSGGDKPGKVKCSRRLWLLLGSLALVFLTSLFLSVSLRGGVSFGYLEPPGWEESRRVKLVPSYVGAHRLSPPETPQQKTCACNSCVGDPGVSDWFDENYDPDISPVWTRDNIQLPPDVYYWWVMLQPQFKPHNIQQVLLRLFQVIPGRSPYGSWDPGRCLRCAVVGNSGNLRGTGYGAAIDGHDYIMRINLAPTVGYEDDAGRRTTHHFMYPESAKNLPTNVSFVLVPFKTLDLVWITSALSTGQIRFTYAPVKQFLRVDKDKVQIFNPAFFKYIHDRWTRHHGRYPSTGMLVLFFALHVCDEVNVFGFGADSRGNWHHYWEQNRYSGEFRKTGVHDADFEAQIIKQLAKAGKITVFTGK; this comes from the exons ATGAGCGGaggggcggcggcggcggcggccggTAGCGGCGGGGACAAACCAGGCAAAGTGAAATGTTCCCGCAGACTGTGGCTCCTCCTGGGATCGCTGGCGCTCGTCTTCCTCACCTCGCTGTTCCTGTCCGTGTCGCTGCGCGGCGGCGTCAGCTTCGGCTACCTGGAGCCGCCCGGGTGGGAGGAGTCCAGGCGGGTGAAGCTGGTGCCCAGCTACGTGGGAGCGCACCGGCTGTCGCCCCCCGAAACGCCCCAGCAGAAAACATGTGCCTGCAACAGCTGCGTCGGAGACCCCGGAGTCTCGGATTGGTTTGACGAAAACTACGACCCGGATATCTCTCCGGTCTGGACCAGGGACAACATCCAGCTGCCGCCGGACGTCTACTACTGGTGGGTG ATGTTGCAGCCGCAGTTtaaaccccacaacatccagcaGGTGCTGCTGAGACTTTTtcag GTGATTCCCGGACGGTCACCGTACGGCTCGTGGGATCCGGGGCGCTGCCTGCGTTGTGCCGTGGTGGGAAACTCCGGAAACCTCCGCGGCACCGGATATGGGGCGGCCATCGACGGGCACGACTACATCATGAG GATAAATCTGGCCCCCACTGTGGGCTACGAGGACGACGCCGGCAGACGCACCACGCACCACTTCATGTACCCGGAGAGCGCCAAAAACCTGCCGACCAACGTCAGCTTTGTCCTGGTTCCCTTCAAAACGCTGGACCTGGTCTGGATCACCAGCGCTCTGTCCACTGGCCAGATCCGATT caCTTACGCTCCAGTGAAGCAATTCCTCCGTGTGGATAAAGACAAG GTTCAGATCTTCAATCCGGCTTTCTTTAAATACATCCATGACCGCTGGACCAGGCATCACGGCCGGTACCCTTCCACTGGCATGCTGGTCCTGTTTTTCGCTCTTCACGTCTGCGACGAg GTGAACGTGTTTGGCTTCGGCGCCGACAGCCGAGGAAACTGGCACCACTACTGGGAGCAGAACCGGTACTCCGGAGAGTTCAGGAAGACGGGCGTCCACGATGCGGACTTCGAAGCTCAGATCATCAAGCAGCTGGCCAAGGCCGGAAAAATCACAGTGTTCACTGGGAAATGA